cagaagctgcgcgaTGCTGGGTTTAGGGTTTGGTGCTTTACCGCGGGGGATATCAAGCGGGTTGGTGGGTACTTTGCGCGTGCGGGCATTGAGATGGCAGCTGAGGATCTGCTCTCGTGTGAttctgctggtgttgggAAGCCTGACCCTGCGGCGTATCGGCCATTGCTGGATAAATTGGTCGCGGAGAATGGGGGCAGGGTGCCTTGGTTTGCGGCTGGGCATATGTGGGATGtttcggcggcgaggagggctgGGTATGTTCTCTACCGAGTTTAGTCGTTTTTCTGGGCTGGCCAAGATACTAATATCACTTTTACAGGTTTAAAGGGGCGTATTCGTCAATCTGGGAGAAGGAACCGTTGACGGAGCTGTTTGGCGAGATGGATGTCATTGATGAGACTTTGCCCGGAATGGCTGATAAGATCATTGCGCACCAGACTTCTGCCTAATATTATGTAGTTGTTCATTTACTTTTTATACTGCCTTGATATgtaatctatatttaaatgGTAGTAACTAAGTCTTCGCGACTACCAACTCTCCCCCTGATATCAAATGCAATATACACTCCAATATACTCCGATAATACAATCTCCAACAAGATAACATTCAAGATAACCCTCGGTTACTATCGGCAAAGACCACCATCTCCACCTGATATCTCCATCCTAGCCACCGGCTTCATCCCGGCGGGAACTCGCTCCAAACCGGCGGCCTCTCCCACCGGAGAAATGTCCGCAAGTCGCCGTGACATAAAAGAACAATCCATCTATCTTTGGTCAGTCATTCTTGGCCCAGCCCACACAGATAAGCTTCCAGCCAGCATGTCAGCACCTTCGCTCGCGCCCAACTCAATCACATCCTTCTGGCGAACCGAGCCTCACCATCTTGACAACCATCGCTCCACCGAGTCTCTCCCAGCAGAATGTGACATTGTGATCGTGGGCGCGGGGTATGCCGGTGCATCTGTAACGCATCATATCCTAGAGCAAACGGAGAGTTCGAATCGCCCGGCGATCGTTATCTTGGAAGGCCGGCAGGCCTGTTCAGGCGCGACGGGGAGAAATGGTGAGTCACTCTCGTTCAGATCGAACTGGTATAGCCTTTCCTGAATACATGTAGGCGGCCATCTGAAGCCAGACCCGTACAATCGCATTGCAAGTCTAGCAACCGAGCATGGAGTCGATGCGGCGACTGAGGTGGCGGAGTTCGAGGCACGGCATGTTGATGCTATACAGCGCttggttgaggaagaaaagatcgACTGTGAGCTGACGGTGACCGACGCAATTGACGTACAGCTTAGTGCAGGGCATGCCCAGAGTCTCAAGGATGGATACGACCGGTTAGTCGCCAGTGGCTGCGAGCCTACGAAGAAGACACGGTACATCGCGCctgcagaagcagagaaggtACTCCATCCTGCAGCCCTCCAGATGATGGAGTGACTAATGGGTACAGTTCTCAGGGATGAAGGGGGCCGCTGCTTGCTTCACCTACAAAGCAGGGCACCTATGGCCGTATAAACTGGTCATGCATCTACTTGAAAAGGCTGTCCAGCGTGGAGTAAACCTGCAAACACACACGCCTGTCACTTCTATCATTGAATCCCATTCACCATCGACCAATCGCTACATAGTCCACACTCCCAGAGGCACCGTCGCCGCAAAGAAAGTCATAGTAGCAACCAACGGCTACACGtcctccatcctcccccAATACAAAGACCGCATCGTGCCTGTCAGAGGAACATGCAGTCGGATTATTGTCCCTCCCCCTTTCAATACTCCTAGCAGGCAATTAACCAAGACGTACACCATCCGACACAACAGCTGGAACTACGACTACCTGATCCCCCGCAAGGACGGGAGCATTGTTGTCGGCGGCGCGAGACCGGCATTCATCAATAGCCCGGATAATTGGTACAATGTCAGCGATGATAGTCGTGTCCTAGAGTCGGCGGTGCGGTATTTTGATAATTACATGCAGAGGCATTTTGTGGGTTGGGAGGGGAGTCATGCATATACAGACCGGGTGTGGACTGGGAGTACGTGACCCATATTGACTATCTATGTTTATACTCACCCCTATTAGTTATGGGATACTCTGCCGACGGCCTTCCACATGTCGGACTGGTCCCTGGAAAGACAGATCAATGGGTCATTGGCGGCTTCACCGGACACGGTATGCCGCAGGTCTTTCTTGCGGCGGAGGGTCTGGCCAGGATGGTTCTCCAGGGAATCGGTTTTAGGCACAGTGGACTTCCACGGCTGTTCGAGACGACACAGGCAAGACTGGACTCGAAGGCAAAGCACATAATGAAGACTGTATACGAGGAAAGGACCGTGTCACGGCTTTAGAGCTGACACTATGATGCTCTCATATACTCTTGGAAAGAACTGCCATTGTTTACATAATACACTTCATAGTCTTTGCTAGATACTCTCATTAAAATCGACATCCTCACTGGTGGAAGCTCAACGAGTCTGAACCTCGACAGTCATGACAGTCAGACAGAAATGACTCGAACAGTTATGCCGTCCCGATTAGGAAGGCGACTGGTCTGACTGAAATGGAAGGGATCGGCAGTGTGGAGGCCACATGACGCCGACCGTCACCTAcccctcctcgtcccaaATAGGCAACTGCAGCCACTCCCCACTCCGATTGTCCTTCGCAGTAACATTAACCACATCGTCGCCTCCTCCCCggtttcctcctcgcctccttctctcgTTTCTTCATCGTGTCAGTGTTTATTCTCGTCCCCTGGCCCGCATTTCCATCCACTCGTCGACGATTCCTGCATACGACCGTGGTCCATACACTGCCACCAATTCTTTCCACCACCGTCCACCTGCCCGGTACCGATTCAGCCCGAGGTCGCGCATCAACATGTCATTGTACTATGCAACACCGTCAGCACACAATAACACAACGCAGTTTCAACACTTACCGGAAGCGTGTCCACGTTCAGTGCCGTGCCAGTTAGACCGCTCCACACCACATCCTCTGCCACACTTTCAAACACCTTCTCTGGATTAGAGAGAGGTCCGTCGCAGATCTCGTCAAGTCCGCCAGTGAGGAAGGCCACTGCCCAGAGAGCTTGCACTTCGGCCACGACCGATACTGCTCCGTTGTAAAGCGCCCCCATGGCCGCAAACGAGCGGTCTCCCTCTGCAATCAGCGATGGCGATGCGATGCGTCGGTATAGGTGATGGACACCACGCGTTGGTGGCGCGGCATGCTTGAAGAGGCTGGCGTCGAGGTCGGACCGCATCTTGGACTCGACCTCTTGCTCAATGGGCTCCCAGTCATACTCCGACCCTGTCTGGTATGGCAGCCCGAGATGCGCACCCAAGGCAGGAGGATCGAATGAAATTGGAACAGCAAACTTCCACCCCGTTGCGTGGACAAGGAGGTCAACGGCTGGAATATGAGTCCCATCGCTGAGATCAATACTCGTGTCTGGCAATTTGCTCGAGACTTGGGCAATGCTTGCTCGATGGATGTGAACATTTGGATCACGGATCGTCTCCCAGAGATCTGCGTGGTTGGCGATTCCACCAATCGACGTGCATTTGATTGCGCTGTCCTATCAGCCTATGGACTACAGGGTTCTGGGCTATCTTACCTCGCTTCCGGACGCAACCTGTCCATCTTTGGGTGCGAATCGTAGTTTGCAAAGGCGTGAATATCCGCGTCGACCTGCTTCCACAGATGGGCTATCGCCGCTCGGCCCAGTGCGTTTCCATGGAGCAGCCGCCGTACCCAGGATCCCTCCATTCGGGGGAGCAAGCTTGAGCCCGGCCACGTAATGCGTTTTGGGATCTCATTTACTCAAGGACTCAACACCGCCACCATCCTGGTACAACCAGCCTGGTCACTTGGAACCTGCGTCTTTCCTAATTGAGTGGTAGGTCGGACCATCCATGCTGGACCGTGTCCATCGTCACGGATGATCCAGTGCACCTGAATTGGCTCGTTAGGACGTGTCTCGATATTAAATGATGAGTTGTTGCGGTGGAGGGAGGCGAAAAGATGAACAAGATCAAAGGCTGATTTGGCACCCCCGTACACAGCGACTGATTTAGGGAACGATGGCGACTGCGTTTCTTTCTTGAGATCTTCTTTCACTTCTGGGATTGGTTGGTAGCCGAAGTTTTCGCGACAATATTTCCCAACGTCTCTGGCGTGAACGGCGGGGACAGGGCGGTCTCCGGTATGCGCGATGTCGGGGACATTGGGCTCAGAGGTAACTCCAGTAGCAAGGATAAGTTTGTCACACGTAACAGTAAATGGCGTAGATGATGACTCTGTCAGGTCGACAATGTCCAATGCCCATTCCTTCGTGGGCAGCCGAGAAACACGAGTAACCTGCTATGATCAGacactatatatattcagCCACCAAAACATACCTTCCAATTCAACCGAATCCGCCGCCTCAGATCCCACTTCTCAGTCCAGACATGCAGATACCGATTGATCTTCCATCCAGGAATAAAATTGGAATAACCTTCTTGTTTAGAATTATCTGGAATGGCCGTGTTCAGAGGTAGATCGCTGAACTCGTAGTTACCGTAAGAGTTCTGGCTCAGGAGGTTAGGGTACAGCCTGTCGCGCGACCAAGTCCCTCCAATATCAGACGCAGAGTCAAGAATCAAGAGATCATCCTCTTGATGTTCCTGGTCTGGCTTTTCGATCTTTTTATATCCACCCGCGACCTGCAGGTACGTTTTTGCGGCAATGAGCCCGTAGAAACCAGCGCCCACGACAATGACATGCGGCATATTGGTGTTGGCTGGGCACTCGCTTGTTATTCCCGGGTTTATTAATGCATGGAAAGCCAAGATTC
This sequence is a window from Aspergillus puulaauensis MK2 DNA, chromosome 6, nearly complete sequence. Protein-coding genes within it:
- a CDS encoding uncharacterized protein (COG:E;~EggNog:ENOG410PKRR;~InterPro:IPR036412,IPR023198,IPR023214,IPR006439;~PFAM:PF00702;~go_function: GO:0016787 - hydrolase activity [Evidence IEA]), with the protein product MSSKNVVFDVVGTLVGYDHLFAAIDHQLGERLRAEGIKPSLLGYTWIEVAEREYTYLSMSGKYTVFADVFRALFYRMLWMAGISEPREFASDKDLEYIMEQYAGLTMRPGAAECVQKLRDAGFRVWCFTAGDIKRVGGYFARAGIEMAAEDLLSCDSAGVGKPDPAAYRPLLDKLVAENGGRVPWFAAGHMWDVSAARRAGFKGAYSSIWEKEPLTELFGEMDVIDETLPGMADKIIAHQTSA
- a CDS encoding NAD(P)/FAD-dependent oxidoreductase (COG:E;~EggNog:ENOG410PJ6Z;~InterPro:IPR006076,IPR036188;~PFAM:PF01266;~go_function: GO:0016491 - oxidoreductase activity [Evidence IEA];~go_process: GO:0055114 - oxidation-reduction process [Evidence IEA]), encoding MSAPSLAPNSITSFWRTEPHHLDNHRSTESLPAECDIVIVGAGYAGASVTHHILEQTESSNRPAIVILEGRQACSGATGRNGGHLKPDPYNRIASLATEHGVDAATEVAEFEARHVDAIQRLVEEEKIDCELTVTDAIDVQLSAGHAQSLKDGYDRLVASGCEPTKKTRYIAPAEAEKFSGMKGAAACFTYKAGHLWPYKLVMHLLEKAVQRGVNLQTHTPVTSIIESHSPSTNRYIVHTPRGTVAAKKVIVATNGYTSSILPQYKDRIVPVRGTCSRIIVPPPFNTPSRQLTKTYTIRHNSWNYDYLIPRKDGSIVVGGARPAFINSPDNWYNVSDDSRVLESAVRYFDNYMQRHFVGWEGSHAYTDRVWTGIMGYSADGLPHVGLVPGKTDQWVIGGFTGHGMPQVFLAAEGLARMVLQGIGFRHSGLPRLFETTQARLDSKAKHIMKTVYEERTVSRL
- a CDS encoding uncharacterized protein (COG:O;~EggNog:ENOG410Q1EN); the protein is MEGSWVRRLLHGNALGRAAIAHLWKQVDADIHAFANYDSHPKMDRLRPEASAIKCTSIGGIANHADLWETIRDPNVHIHRASIAQVSSKLPDTSIDLSDGTHIPAVDLLVHATGWKFAVPISFDPPALGAHLGLPYQTGSEYDWEPIEQEVESKMRSDLDASLFKHAAPPTRGVHHLYRRIASPSLIAEGDRSFAAMGALYNGAVSVVAEVQALWAVAFLTGGLDEICDGPLSNPEKVFESVAEDVVWSGLTGTALNVDTLPYNDMLMRDLGLNRYRAGGRWWKELVAVYGPRSYAGIVDEWMEMRARGRE
- a CDS encoding uncharacterized protein (COG:O;~EggNog:ENOG410Q1EN;~InterPro:IPR036188) produces the protein MPHVIVVGAGFYGLIAAKTYLQVAGGYKKIEKPDQEHQEDDLLILDSASDIGGTWSRDRLYPNLLSQNSYGNYEFSDLPLNTAIPDNSKQEGYSNFIPGWKINRYLHVWTEKWDLRRRIRLNWKVTRVSRLPTKEWALDIVDLTESSSTPFTVTCDKLILATGVTSEPNVPDIAHTGDRPVPAVHARDVGKYCRENFGYQPIPEVKEDLKKETQSPSFPKSVAVYGGAKSAFDLVHLFASLHRNNSSFNIETRPNEPIQVHWIIRDDGHGPAWMVRPTTQLGKTQVPSDQAGCTRMVAVLSP